The Anaerolineae bacterium genome window below encodes:
- a CDS encoding fructose-6-phosphate aldolase (similar to novel fructose-6-phosphate aldolase from Escherichia coli; enzyme from Methanocaldococcus janaschii shows transaldolase activity), which yields MELWISGTIDEVVAAVESGVAAAVATNPIIIADWTAGGRTLEDVVAETCRRVSVPVFVQLHGPDVDAYLREMDVLRRISPRILPKLVATPDGIAAANRLAQEGVRPLVTAVSSLNQAFLAAAAGAAYVAPYYGRIESAGQDAAGLIEDIATLYTLHDIPTQIVAASVRNPAQAEACLLAGAHAIVVFYDVLQQMFKSDLTDAWIEDFERRWDRIPFEGRVRR from the coding sequence TTGGAACTGTGGATTTCCGGCACGATTGACGAAGTGGTGGCCGCGGTGGAAAGCGGCGTCGCCGCGGCGGTGGCCACCAATCCGATCATTATCGCGGACTGGACGGCGGGCGGGCGGACGCTGGAAGATGTGGTGGCGGAGACCTGCCGGCGGGTCAGCGTGCCCGTTTTCGTGCAATTGCATGGCCCGGATGTGGACGCCTACCTGCGCGAGATGGATGTGCTGCGTCGCATCTCGCCCCGCATCCTGCCCAAGCTGGTGGCCACGCCCGATGGCATCGCGGCGGCTAACCGCTTGGCGCAGGAGGGCGTCAGGCCGCTGGTCACAGCGGTGAGCAGCCTGAATCAGGCCTTTCTGGCGGCGGCGGCGGGGGCGGCGTATGTGGCCCCGTACTATGGCCGCATCGAGAGCGCCGGCCAGGATGCGGCTGGCCTGATCGAGGACATCGCCACACTCTACACCCTTCATGACATCCCCACACAGATCGTCGCCGCCAGCGTCCGCAATCCGGCCCAGGCGGAAGCCTGCCTGCTGGCCGGGGCACACGCCATTGTGGTGTTCTACGATGTCCTGCAACAGATGTTCAAGAGTGATCTGACCGACGCCTGGATCGAGGACTTTGAGCGCAGGTGGGATCGTATCCCGTTCGAAGGGCGGGTCCGGCGGTAG
- a CDS encoding RbsD or FucU transport: MLTSRLIHPEILAALAASGHGGKILIADGNYPFSTRANAAARRVYLNLCPGKLSVTDVLEVLVGAIPIEAADVMVTDSGQEPEIYADFRRLLPGLALTANQRADFYRKAHDPDVCLVIATGEQRLFANILLTIGVVPPG, from the coding sequence ATGCTCACTTCCCGCCTGATCCACCCGGAGATTCTTGCTGCGCTGGCCGCTTCTGGTCATGGCGGCAAAATCCTGATCGCCGATGGCAACTACCCCTTCAGCACGCGAGCCAACGCCGCTGCCCGTCGAGTATACCTCAACCTGTGTCCCGGCAAACTGAGCGTGACTGATGTGCTGGAAGTGCTGGTGGGAGCGATCCCGATCGAGGCGGCAGATGTGATGGTCACCGATAGCGGCCAGGAGCCGGAGATCTATGCCGACTTCCGCCGCCTGTTGCCCGGTCTGGCGCTGACAGCCAACCAGCGGGCCGACTTCTACCGCAAGGCTCACGACCCTGATGTGTGCCTGGTCATCGCCACCGGCGAACAGCGGCTCTTTGCCAACATCCTGCTGACCATCGGCGTCGTCCCGCCCGGCTGA
- a CDS encoding bifunctional 4-hydroxy-2-oxoglutarate aldolase/2-dehydro-3-deoxy-phosphogluconate aldolase: protein MARFDRLTVYNTALADGMVPLFYHGDIEVAKQVVAALAAGGCRMLEFTNRGDFAIEVFSALIKHCAKAHPEMIIGVGSVEDAPTAALYLAHGANFVVGPVFNEEVARLCNRRKVAYFPGCSSLTEVAQAEEWGVEIVKLFPGNTAGGPEFVKAVRAPRPWTRIMPTGGVSPDEANLRGWFEAGVACVGMGSQLVRSDWIAAGDYQKITEATRAALELIRAIRARK from the coding sequence GTGGCACGTTTTGATCGGTTGACGGTGTACAACACGGCCCTGGCCGATGGCATGGTTCCCCTCTTCTATCACGGGGATATCGAGGTTGCCAAGCAGGTGGTGGCGGCGCTGGCTGCTGGGGGTTGCCGGATGCTGGAATTCACCAACCGCGGCGACTTCGCCATCGAGGTCTTCAGTGCCCTGATCAAGCACTGCGCCAAAGCTCACCCGGAGATGATCATCGGGGTGGGGTCGGTGGAAGACGCGCCGACAGCGGCGCTGTACCTGGCGCACGGGGCCAACTTCGTCGTCGGCCCGGTCTTCAACGAAGAAGTAGCCCGGCTGTGCAACCGGCGCAAAGTGGCTTACTTCCCCGGCTGCAGCTCGCTCACCGAAGTGGCCCAGGCCGAAGAGTGGGGCGTGGAGATCGTCAAGCTGTTCCCCGGCAATACCGCCGGCGGGCCGGAGTTCGTCAAGGCGGTGCGCGCGCCGCGCCCCTGGACGCGGATCATGCCGACTGGCGGTGTCAGCCCGGACGAAGCCAACCTGCGCGGCTGGTTTGAGGCGGGTGTCGCCTGCGTGGGGATGGGCAGCCAGCTGGTGCGTAGCGACTGGATCGCCGCTGGCGATTACCAGAAAATCACGGAAGCCACCCGCGCGGCTCTGGAACTGATCCGGGCTATCCGGGCCAGGAAGTAA
- the xylB gene encoding xylulokinase codes for MKLYVLAHDLGTTGNKATLYDREGRLVGSAFYAYATEYAQTGWAEQNPEDWWQAVCASTRALLSQTGVRGDEIACITFSGQMMGCVPLDRRARPLRSAIIWADVRSVEQAAWVGERVPFEEVYRITGHRLSSSYSLTKILWLRDNQPDIYRATYKFVHAKDSMVARLTGAFVTDPSDASSMNLYDLERDAWSARILDAVGLSEEQLPTIRRSIEVVGEVLPAVAEEVGVPAGTPVVIGGGDGACAAAGAGVIRDGSAYNYVGSSSWIALTTPKPIYDPDYKTFTFGHVVPGMVMPTGTMQAAGASYQWTRDRLCQPEVEAAAALGVSPYELMNLQAQKSPPGANGLLYLPYLLGERSPRWNPRARGAFIGLTVRHTRADMIRAVLEGVTMNLRVILDAFRAQGTSIEAMRVIGGGARGRFWNQMMADIYGIPVHRLAILEEATSMGAALAGGVGVGLYPDFSMIETMNRVVEVFTPDPAAQAVYEEIYPIFEAAYQALVPVYDRIAEAHLD; via the coding sequence ATGAAGCTCTACGTGCTGGCGCATGACCTGGGCACCACCGGCAACAAGGCAACGCTCTACGACCGTGAGGGCAGGCTGGTGGGCAGTGCATTTTACGCTTACGCCACTGAATACGCCCAGACCGGCTGGGCTGAGCAGAACCCGGAGGACTGGTGGCAGGCGGTATGCGCATCCACACGGGCGTTGCTGAGCCAGACCGGCGTGCGCGGAGACGAGATCGCCTGTATCACCTTCAGCGGGCAGATGATGGGCTGTGTACCGCTGGACCGCCGGGCACGTCCCCTGCGTAGCGCGATCATCTGGGCGGATGTCCGCTCGGTGGAACAGGCGGCCTGGGTGGGGGAGCGTGTCCCGTTTGAGGAGGTCTACCGCATCACCGGGCACCGCCTGAGCAGTTCTTATTCACTGACCAAAATCCTGTGGCTGCGCGACAACCAGCCGGATATTTACCGGGCTACCTACAAGTTCGTCCACGCCAAAGACTCCATGGTGGCCCGCCTGACCGGCGCTTTCGTGACCGACCCCTCTGATGCCTCCAGCATGAACCTGTACGATCTGGAGCGGGATGCCTGGTCGGCGCGTATCCTGGATGCGGTGGGGCTGAGCGAGGAGCAACTCCCGACCATCCGCCGCTCGATCGAAGTGGTGGGCGAAGTGCTGCCCGCTGTGGCGGAGGAGGTGGGTGTACCCGCCGGGACACCGGTTGTGATCGGTGGTGGGGATGGGGCCTGCGCGGCGGCAGGGGCAGGCGTGATCCGCGATGGTTCGGCCTATAACTACGTCGGCTCATCCTCCTGGATCGCCCTGACCACGCCGAAGCCGATCTACGATCCCGACTACAAGACCTTCACGTTCGGTCATGTGGTGCCGGGGATGGTCATGCCGACCGGTACAATGCAGGCCGCCGGTGCCTCTTACCAGTGGACGCGCGACCGGCTGTGCCAGCCGGAGGTGGAAGCCGCCGCCGCGCTGGGAGTCAGCCCGTACGAACTGATGAACCTGCAGGCCCAAAAGTCGCCACCGGGCGCCAACGGCCTGCTCTACCTGCCGTACCTGCTGGGCGAGCGCAGCCCGCGCTGGAATCCTCGCGCCCGCGGCGCGTTCATCGGCCTGACCGTCCGCCATACCCGCGCTGATATGATCCGTGCTGTGCTGGAAGGTGTGACCATGAACCTGCGGGTGATCCTGGACGCCTTCCGGGCGCAGGGCACGTCGATCGAGGCGATGCGCGTGATCGGGGGCGGAGCGCGTGGGCGCTTCTGGAACCAGATGATGGCCGATATCTACGGTATCCCGGTGCATCGGCTGGCGATCCTGGAGGAGGCCACATCAATGGGCGCGGCGCTGGCCGGGGGCGTCGGCGTTGGCCTGTACCCGGACTTCAGTATGATCGAGACGATGAACCGGGTGGTCGAGGTGTTCACGCCGGATCCGGCGGCGCAGGCAGTGTACGAGGAAATCTACCCGATCTTTGAGGCGGCGTACCAGGCGCTGGTGCCGGTTTATGACCGGATCGCTGAAGCTCACCTGGATTAG
- a CDS encoding aldo/keto reductase: MEYRFMGRTGLKVSELCMGTQTFGWGADEAASHAMADRFVEAGGNFFDTSNIYNEGQSETILGSWLKRRGNRSQLVIATKVFFPTGKGPNDTGLSRKHIFEQVDISLRRLNTDYIDLYQTHCFDSSTPLDETLQALNDLVRAGKVRYIGASNYTPGQLMKAIMLSQQRGWARFDCIQPEYSLLVRSTEWELLPMCQEEGIGVIAWSPLAGGWLTGKYHRNAPPPPDSRVGRGDRWDDLPEQRENELTWRTIDVLREIAQERGKTPAQVALNWVLHKPGVTAPIFGARTLDQLEQNLGCVGWKLTPEEVARLDEASAIPLPSPYNFIARYTRRRS; this comes from the coding sequence ATGGAGTATCGGTTCATGGGACGCACCGGCCTGAAGGTCTCCGAGCTGTGCATGGGCACACAGACCTTTGGCTGGGGTGCAGATGAGGCTGCTTCCCATGCCATGGCGGATCGTTTTGTGGAGGCTGGCGGTAACTTCTTTGACACCTCCAACATCTATAATGAGGGCCAGTCGGAGACTATCCTCGGCAGCTGGCTCAAACGGCGGGGAAACCGTTCGCAACTGGTGATTGCCACCAAGGTGTTCTTCCCGACCGGTAAAGGACCGAACGATACCGGCCTCTCCCGCAAGCATATCTTCGAACAGGTTGACATCAGCCTGCGCCGGCTGAACACGGATTATATCGACCTCTACCAGACTCACTGCTTTGACTCCTCGACCCCCCTGGATGAAACCCTGCAGGCGCTCAACGATCTGGTGCGGGCGGGCAAGGTGCGCTATATCGGGGCCTCCAATTACACCCCTGGCCAGCTGATGAAGGCGATCATGCTCAGCCAGCAGCGTGGCTGGGCGCGCTTTGACTGCATCCAGCCGGAGTACAGCCTGCTGGTGCGCAGCACAGAGTGGGAACTGCTGCCGATGTGCCAGGAGGAGGGCATCGGTGTGATTGCCTGGTCGCCGCTGGCGGGCGGCTGGCTGACCGGCAAGTATCACCGTAACGCGCCCCCGCCGCCGGATAGCCGGGTGGGTCGGGGCGACCGCTGGGATGACCTGCCTGAGCAGCGCGAGAACGAGCTGACCTGGCGCACGATCGACGTGCTGCGCGAGATCGCCCAGGAACGGGGCAAGACTCCCGCCCAGGTTGCGCTCAACTGGGTGCTACACAAACCCGGTGTGACCGCGCCCATCTTCGGCGCGCGCACCCTCGATCAGCTGGAGCAGAATCTGGGGTGCGTCGGCTGGAAGCTGACGCCGGAGGAAGTGGCCCGTCTGGACGAGGCCAGCGCCATTCCGTTGCCTTCGCCCTACAATTTCATTGCCCGTTACACGCGCCGGCGCAGCTAG
- a CDS encoding GntR family transcriptional regulator codes for MDAIRERIRQGDWQPGHQLPGEPDLCRVFNVSRTVIRQALQALMYEGLIIRHKGKGTFVAEPKISGGLVQRLTGFYEDMLSHGYRPVSRVLKQQTIPASPRIAEYLAIPVGTDVIEIERLRLVNEEPIVLVWTYVPYTLCPGLLQADLTHQSLYGFLEQQCQLVIARGRRIIEAVPANEYESELLQVPRAAPLILLDSVSYLEDGTPVEYYHALHRGNRTRFEVELVRVREHGEERVVLGGHPPNLPIPSRIVFPPES; via the coding sequence ATGGATGCCATCCGGGAGCGCATCCGGCAGGGGGACTGGCAGCCCGGCCATCAGCTTCCCGGCGAGCCTGACCTTTGCCGCGTTTTCAACGTCAGCCGGACGGTGATCCGTCAGGCGTTGCAGGCGCTGATGTACGAAGGGCTGATCATTCGTCACAAGGGCAAAGGCACCTTCGTCGCCGAGCCGAAGATTAGCGGCGGCCTGGTGCAACGGTTGACCGGTTTCTATGAGGATATGCTCAGCCACGGCTACCGGCCGGTTTCCAGGGTGCTCAAGCAACAGACTATCCCCGCCAGCCCCCGGATCGCAGAGTATCTGGCGATTCCGGTCGGGACCGACGTGATCGAAATCGAGCGGCTGCGCCTGGTCAACGAGGAACCGATTGTGCTGGTCTGGACGTACGTGCCTTATACCCTGTGTCCTGGCCTGCTTCAGGCCGACCTGACCCACCAGTCACTATACGGCTTTCTGGAGCAACAGTGCCAGCTGGTGATCGCGCGCGGGCGGCGCATCATTGAGGCCGTCCCGGCCAATGAGTATGAATCCGAACTGCTGCAGGTCCCCAGGGCAGCCCCGCTGATCCTGCTGGACAGCGTCAGTTACCTGGAGGATGGCACACCAGTCGAGTACTATCACGCACTGCACCGCGGCAACCGCACACGCTTTGAGGTTGAGCTGGTGCGCGTGCGTGAGCATGGCGAGGAACGGGTGGTCCTGGGCGGGCACCCGCCTAACCTGCCCATCCCCAGCCGGATTGTCTTTCCACCGGAATCATAA
- a CDS encoding extracellular solute-binding protein → MKKLLVLMLIVTLAVGFAPAAAQGGQFAGQTVVVVTQTGRSIGGPVEDYAPEWEAATGGNVELQQFAFGELYEKMIASFETGAIDYDVLIFPADWAGDFMAPGYLEPIPQEILDKLEPEDIIPLYADRITAWGETRYALPYDGDAHMLYYRKDLIFNEEYSAEFEAQYGYPLKEPASWDEYYDMAEFFNGKEVETAGTVAPIYGLAEAMRRDAQSYWVFLSHAAGYGKIPGNPCFFFSCDDMTPQVNNPGWVRALEEYVASRSYGPPEMINWDVADTRVQFPAGVSVFNIDWGDVGPISINPNASVIGGVTGFAPLPGGVQYWDYVKGEWVNEYNQAPFIAFGGWIIGVAAGSDVKEAALDFAAFMARPELVRVLAVTPDTGINPSRYSQLENIDLWVNAGFDEESAADYVDAILNTINHPNAVLDLRIRGSAEYLQTLDVEIARAVEGEISAQEALDNVAAHWNEITDRYGRDSQLAQYRASVGWTGE, encoded by the coding sequence ATGAAAAAGCTTCTGGTCTTGATGCTGATTGTGACCCTGGCGGTTGGCTTTGCGCCCGCCGCGGCCCAGGGCGGCCAGTTCGCCGGCCAGACGGTCGTGGTCGTCACCCAGACCGGCCGTTCCATCGGCGGCCCGGTTGAGGACTATGCTCCGGAATGGGAAGCAGCCACCGGCGGCAATGTCGAGCTGCAGCAGTTCGCGTTCGGCGAGCTGTACGAGAAGATGATTGCTTCCTTCGAAACCGGGGCGATCGACTATGACGTGCTGATCTTCCCGGCGGACTGGGCTGGCGACTTCATGGCCCCCGGCTACCTGGAACCAATCCCCCAGGAGATCCTCGACAAGCTGGAGCCAGAGGACATCATCCCGCTCTACGCCGACCGCATCACCGCCTGGGGTGAGACCCGCTACGCCCTGCCATATGACGGCGACGCCCACATGCTGTATTACCGCAAAGACTTGATCTTCAACGAAGAGTACTCGGCAGAATTTGAGGCCCAGTACGGCTATCCGCTGAAGGAGCCGGCGAGCTGGGATGAGTACTATGACATGGCCGAGTTCTTCAACGGCAAGGAAGTGGAGACCGCGGGCACAGTTGCGCCCATCTATGGCTTGGCCGAAGCCATGCGCCGCGACGCCCAGAGCTACTGGGTCTTCCTCTCCCATGCCGCCGGCTATGGCAAGATCCCCGGTAATCCGTGCTTCTTCTTCAGCTGTGACGACATGACCCCGCAGGTCAACAACCCCGGCTGGGTCCGCGCTCTGGAAGAGTACGTGGCCAGCCGCTCCTACGGCCCGCCGGAGATGATCAACTGGGACGTGGCGGATACCCGCGTACAGTTCCCGGCTGGCGTCTCTGTCTTCAACATCGACTGGGGTGATGTTGGCCCGATCTCGATCAACCCGAATGCGTCGGTGATCGGCGGCGTGACCGGCTTCGCCCCGCTGCCCGGCGGCGTCCAGTACTGGGACTACGTCAAGGGCGAATGGGTGAATGAGTACAACCAGGCGCCGTTCATCGCCTTCGGTGGCTGGATCATCGGCGTCGCCGCTGGCAGTGACGTCAAAGAAGCGGCCCTGGACTTCGCCGCCTTCATGGCCCGTCCGGAGTTGGTCCGTGTCCTGGCCGTGACGCCCGACACCGGCATCAACCCCTCGCGCTACAGCCAGCTGGAAAACATCGACCTGTGGGTCAACGCTGGCTTTGACGAGGAAAGCGCCGCTGACTACGTCGACGCTATCCTGAACACGATCAACCATCCGAATGCGGTGCTGGACCTGCGCATCCGTGGTTCTGCGGAATACCTGCAGACACTGGATGTGGAGATCGCCCGCGCCGTGGAAGGTGAAATCTCCGCTCAGGAGGCGCTGGACAACGTCGCTGCGCACTGGAACGAGATCACCGACCGCTATGGCCGTGACAGCCAGCTGGCTCAGTACCGTGCTTCTGTCGGCTGGACCGGCGAGTAA
- a CDS encoding sugar ABC transporter permease, with protein MEATTARPAHVEQSEGSTREDRIMRRVFLSPAIIVLLLLSIFPMLWSLGISFTNIQRGATASQPAAEVAATDSGIALPGLGFEVTLRNFARMPQDQRLITAAANTLFYVFAGVIIQYVLGFGLALVLNQEFFARNVVRVIFLMPMMMTPVAAAYSGRMLFDSTLSPLAQLFRTISTILGLEKPLVVPWLTSGTVAPWTIVLIDSWQWTPFVTLILLSGLQAIPDEIYEAARVDGANALQILRKITFPLLLPLSATVILIRGLEIFKIIDVVVVATGGGPGSATESLTMYIFKTALTFGNFSYAAAISFVLLVLVIIFATVFLVIVRRLSPQAGS; from the coding sequence TTGGAAGCGACTACTGCCCGTCCAGCTCATGTCGAGCAAAGTGAGGGGAGCACGCGGGAAGACCGCATCATGCGGCGCGTGTTCCTTTCGCCGGCCATCATTGTGCTGCTCTTGCTATCGATCTTCCCTATGCTCTGGTCACTGGGGATCAGCTTCACCAACATCCAGCGCGGCGCAACCGCCAGCCAGCCGGCGGCGGAAGTCGCCGCCACAGACAGCGGGATTGCACTCCCCGGCCTGGGCTTTGAAGTGACCCTGCGCAATTTCGCCCGTATGCCCCAGGACCAACGCCTGATCACCGCCGCCGCCAATACCCTGTTCTACGTCTTTGCGGGCGTCATCATCCAGTACGTGCTGGGGTTTGGCCTGGCCCTGGTCCTTAACCAGGAATTCTTTGCCCGCAATGTGGTGCGCGTGATCTTCCTGATGCCCATGATGATGACGCCGGTGGCCGCCGCCTACAGCGGGCGGATGCTCTTCGACTCGACGCTGTCGCCGCTGGCCCAGCTGTTCCGCACCATCTCCACCATCCTGGGGCTGGAAAAACCGCTTGTTGTGCCCTGGCTCACCAGCGGCACAGTGGCCCCCTGGACGATCGTACTGATCGATAGCTGGCAGTGGACTCCGTTCGTGACCCTGATTCTGCTCTCCGGCCTGCAGGCCATCCCGGATGAGATCTACGAAGCGGCGCGGGTTGACGGGGCCAACGCCCTGCAGATTCTGCGCAAGATCACCTTCCCTCTGCTCCTGCCACTCTCCGCCACGGTGATCCTCATCCGCGGGCTGGAAATCTTCAAGATCATCGATGTGGTTGTGGTCGCCACCGGCGGCGGGCCAGGCTCGGCCACCGAATCGCTGACCATGTACATCTTCAAGACCGCCCTGACCTTTGGCAACTTCAGCTATGCTGCGGCGATCTCCTTCGTGTTGCTGGTACTGGTCATCATCTTTGCGACTGTGTTCCTGGTCATTGTCCGCCGCCTGTCGCCGCAGGCTGGCAGCTAG
- a CDS encoding carbohydrate ABC transporter permease, with protein MTRRKWWQSALLYAVVIFWCFITLFPFYWLFTTSLKQPLHISRGPKYFPFVDYQPTLEHWQYLFREQGETTIRHFRNSFIAASGSTVLAVLIGSMAGYGLSRFRYSWRIPRWKNNDIAFWIISQRFLPPALFVVPFLMLYSALGLVDTHIGLIIVYTMFNIPFAVWIMRDFFNTLPTDLEESALVDGATRWQAFVRIVLPLSAPGLVSVAIFSFVFSWNEFLYALMLTNFQAITMPVLIAAQNNTRGIQWWFISALTLTAVAPVVLVGLLLERFITRGLVAGAIKG; from the coding sequence ATGACACGCAGAAAATGGTGGCAGTCAGCCCTGCTCTATGCGGTGGTGATCTTCTGGTGTTTCATCACCCTCTTCCCCTTCTACTGGCTCTTCACCACTTCGCTGAAGCAGCCGCTGCATATCAGCCGGGGACCCAAGTACTTCCCCTTCGTCGACTACCAGCCGACCCTTGAGCACTGGCAATACCTGTTCCGCGAACAGGGCGAAACCACCATCCGACACTTCCGGAACAGCTTTATTGCCGCCTCCGGCAGCACCGTGCTGGCTGTCCTGATCGGCTCGATGGCGGGCTACGGCCTGTCGCGCTTCCGGTATAGCTGGCGTATCCCACGCTGGAAGAACAACGACATCGCCTTCTGGATCATCTCCCAGCGCTTCTTACCACCGGCGCTATTCGTCGTGCCTTTCCTGATGCTTTACAGCGCGCTCGGCCTGGTGGATACCCACATCGGCCTGATCATCGTGTACACGATGTTCAACATCCCCTTCGCCGTGTGGATCATGCGGGACTTCTTCAACACCCTGCCGACCGACCTGGAGGAAAGCGCCCTGGTCGATGGCGCCACACGCTGGCAGGCCTTTGTGCGCATCGTACTCCCCCTGAGCGCACCCGGCCTGGTTTCGGTGGCGATTTTCTCCTTCGTGTTTTCCTGGAACGAATTCCTCTACGCCCTGATGCTGACCAACTTCCAGGCGATCACCATGCCCGTCCTCATTGCTGCCCAGAACAACACCCGTGGCATCCAGTGGTGGTTCATTTCCGCCCTGACCCTGACAGCGGTGGCGCCGGTCGTGCTGGTTGGCTTACTGCTGGAACGGTTCATCACACGCGGGCTGGTGGCCGGGGCGATCAAAGGCTAG
- a CDS encoding glucose-6-phosphate isomerase (catalyzes the formation of D-fructose 6-phosphate from D-glucose 6-phosphate): MEPFSSQLNLETGLIAQAQIIRRTLSNMRTMFADRATVEHILAEEGDRLIYEVYAVPLPEEEGQILHSTTIIYPGQIGDEFHMTKGHFHEKRARAEIYVGLAGEGYLVLQTEEGEVRGVPMQRGTIAYVPPLWAHRTVNTGATPFAFLAAWPGDSGHDYGTIEQTGFARLLVNRNGQPTFVDNPHWRR, from the coding sequence ATGGAACCCTTCAGCTCCCAACTTAACCTGGAGACGGGCCTTATTGCCCAGGCCCAGATCATCCGCCGCACCCTGAGCAATATGCGCACCATGTTCGCCGATCGCGCGACGGTGGAGCACATCCTGGCGGAGGAAGGCGACCGTCTGATCTACGAGGTGTATGCCGTCCCGCTGCCGGAAGAGGAGGGCCAGATTCTGCACAGCACCACGATCATCTATCCCGGTCAGATCGGCGATGAGTTCCATATGACCAAGGGTCACTTTCATGAGAAACGCGCCCGCGCCGAAATCTATGTCGGCCTGGCCGGGGAAGGCTATCTGGTGCTCCAGACTGAGGAGGGCGAGGTGCGCGGCGTGCCCATGCAGCGCGGGACGATCGCTTACGTACCGCCGCTGTGGGCGCACCGTACAGTCAACACGGGCGCGACGCCTTTCGCCTTTCTGGCTGCCTGGCCCGGCGATTCCGGTCATGACTACGGCACCATCGAGCAAACCGGCTTCGCCCGCCTGCTGGTCAACCGCAACGGGCAGCCGACTTTTGTGGACAATCCGCACTGGCGGCGCTGA
- a CDS encoding phosphoglycerate dehydrogenase has product MNGKILITARSFRKTPGRHLDILREAGYELVESPHDRPLTAAEIAPLLADVDAAILGLDEVTAESVAGASRLRVISRYGVGVDSIDIAAMTARGIVVTVTPGANSVAVAELTMGLILALARHIPYADREVRQGKWGRKTGVELSGATLGLIGLGRIGRDVARRAYAFGMAICYYDPFPPPLEAMAGFTARACSLDDLLAGSDFVSLHLPLSEETRNLIDAAALARMKPSAYLINTARGGLVDEQALYEALASGRLAGAAFDAFAQEPPGDSPLLKLDNFIASPHAGSATAQTTLRMGLMASENALAVLRGERPDGVVNPAVFSRD; this is encoded by the coding sequence GTGAACGGCAAAATCCTGATCACCGCGCGCTCCTTCCGCAAGACCCCTGGCCGCCATCTGGATATCCTGCGCGAGGCCGGATACGAACTGGTGGAAAGCCCGCACGACCGCCCGCTGACCGCCGCCGAGATCGCCCCGCTGCTGGCGGATGTTGATGCGGCGATCCTCGGCCTGGACGAGGTCACCGCCGAGTCGGTCGCCGGTGCGAGCCGCTTGCGCGTCATCTCCCGCTATGGGGTCGGGGTGGATAGCATCGACATCGCCGCCATGACTGCCCGCGGCATTGTGGTGACGGTCACCCCCGGAGCCAATAGCGTGGCCGTGGCCGAACTGACGATGGGCCTGATCCTGGCCCTTGCCCGCCATATCCCCTACGCCGATCGGGAGGTCCGCCAGGGAAAATGGGGCCGCAAGACCGGCGTGGAATTGAGCGGGGCGACACTGGGCCTGATCGGTCTGGGGCGTATCGGGCGCGATGTCGCCCGGCGGGCCTATGCCTTCGGGATGGCGATCTGCTACTACGATCCCTTCCCCCCGCCGCTGGAGGCCATGGCTGGCTTCACGGCCCGCGCCTGTAGCCTGGACGATCTGCTGGCCGGGAGCGACTTCGTCAGCCTGCACCTGCCGCTTTCAGAAGAAACACGCAACCTGATCGACGCGGCAGCGCTGGCCCGCATGAAGCCGTCCGCATACCTGATCAACACGGCGCGCGGCGGGCTGGTCGATGAGCAGGCCCTCTACGAGGCGCTGGCCAGCGGACGGCTGGCCGGAGCTGCCTTTGATGCCTTTGCCCAGGAGCCGCCCGGCGATAGCCCCCTGCTGAAGCTGGACAACTTCATCGCCTCCCCTCATGCAGGGTCGGCTACTGCTCAGACGACCCTGCGCATGGGGCTGATGGCTTCAGAAAACGCGCTGGCCGTGCTGCGGGGCGAACGCCCGGACGGCGTGGTTAACCCGGCTGTCTTCAGCCGCGACTGA